Proteins encoded together in one Festucalex cinctus isolate MCC-2025b chromosome 8, RoL_Fcin_1.0, whole genome shotgun sequence window:
- the lsm3 gene encoding U6 snRNA-associated Sm-like protein LSm3 produces the protein MADEVEQQPSTNTVEEPLDLIRLSLDERIYVKMRNDRELRGRLHAYDQHLNMILGDVEETVTTVEIDEETYEELYKSTKRNIPMLFVRGDGVVLVAPPLRVG, from the exons ATGGCGGACGAAGTGGAGCAG CAACCGAGCACAAACACAGTAGAAGAGCCTCTTGACCTGATCCGACTCAGTCTGGACGAGAGGATCTACGTCAAGATGAGGAACGACCGAGAGCTGCGCGGACGGCTGCAT GCATACGATCAGCACCTGAACATGATTCTGGGAGATGTGGAGGAGACGGTGACCACGGTGGAGATTGACGAAGAGACGTATGAAGAACTCTACAAG TCGACCAAGAGGAACATTCCCATGCTTTTCGTCAGAGGCGACGGCGTCGTCCTCGTAGCACCGCCCCTGCGTGTAGGCTGA